Sequence from the Mytilus trossulus isolate FHL-02 unplaced genomic scaffold, PNRI_Mtr1.1.1.hap1 h1tg000373l__unscaffolded, whole genome shotgun sequence genome:
ATAGGACAAAAACAGTAACATAAATATCTTTTCCAATTTTCCATAAAAGAAATTTCCAATGTTCGTTGTGATCTCCGATACATCTGGATCTCGAGGTATCCCATAACTTGATTGGCATATGTAGGTGCCACTTTTGTTCCAATAGCAGTGCCTGATTTTTTGCGATACATTTGGttgtcaaacatgaaataattgTTCTGAAGAATAAACCGAAGTCCTTTGATTACAATTTCCTTATTTATTCGGTTATGTAGGTTTTGTAATTTTCTATCCAATAACTAATGGCTTCTATTCCGTATTTGTGTGGAATATTTGTATAAagactgacaaaatcaaaaggaaataatatagTGTTCTCTTCTCCGATGTTAAGGAGATGGTTCAACACATCTAAGTCGTCTCTTATAAAAATTGATACGTGTTTCAACAAAGGGTAAAGAAGAATATGTAAAAAGTTGCTCAGTCTGTGCGTTTCACATGCAGAACCAGCAACTATTGGTCGAATTTTAAGATCAATTGGTGCCCAAATATGTCTACATGAGCTTTTGGTAAGCGTGTATGATTCTGATTCTGTAGTCTTTTGATTTTGCGAATTTTGAGGAATGCATATATCTGACtggttttacatttgaaatttgtaatattattGCATTCTGTCTTGGTTAACCCTTTACGATACAAATTAActaatacaaattattttaattttttacaaagttttaTAAGAGACGACTTAGATATGTTAAACCATCTCCCTAACAACGTAGAAGAGAACACTATTATCATAATAACAATAGTTTCTTTTGAGGTTGGCAGTCTTTATACAAATCAATGGTACACTATAcgatatataaaaagaagatgtggtctgattgccaataagacaactctccacgcGAGACCAAAACGACaccaaaattaacaaatatagatcaccgtacggccttcaacaatgagcaaatcccatactgcatagttagctataaaaggccccgaaatgacaatgaaaaacatttcaaacagagaaaactaacggcctcatttatgtacacaaaaatgaacgaaaaacaaatatgtaacacataaacaaacgaaaacatctgaattacagactcctgtcCATATCTAATACAAGTCCGTCATTTTTGATAGATGGATAAGTGTCTACCGTCCAATGGCAAAAACTTCATGTTTGTCAAAGGAAAAGAACATGGTAATGATGTATCTACACTTAACATGCATGCTTTGACTGACATGATGATATGAAACTTAATGCACCGGTTCATCGAACCATACTCCGAGCTGACAAGTTTTCGTCTAACTCTTAAATGTCACGTGATAAGCAAAAAGCAAAAAGTACAGTTTGAAGTATATGACTTTGCAAGTCCACGGTTAAAACCAACTCCTTCCTGTTTTGGAATGGTGTATACCTCTATGAGACCATTGAGGTAGTTGATGTACAATTTGACatgaatgaaaatattataGACAATCAATGtcgattttttcttcttcaaaattccaattTGAACACTGCATTAATTACATGCAAATGAGAATGACTTCACGGTCAGTATTAAGATATAACCTTTATCGACACACTCACCACGTTTTGCTGTAATTCTCGAAATGCGCACTTGGGACTGTAAAATAGGTACCGTTAATATTCACGATCACTACATTTTACACCTTCTGTACAAAGTGGTTTTTAACTTCTTAAGTATAAAATTCTGATTGAATACGTCTATGCAGGCCATTTACCTCTGTACGAGGTCTTTACACGACATTTCAGTCTCTAGACACACATTTATAGATCTTAAATTCTTGAATGGCTGAATATTTTGGTGGTTGAAGCTTTTATCCGTTTATCTGTTATGTTTTCAAGATGTTAGTTAACAGTTATTTGGTAAAAAGAATCGTCATTTTGTTGATAATATTAGtcgttttgttattatttttaatagatGGAAGAAAAAGTTAGAGAATATGTTGCTCATCTAGTCGAACCCCAACCAAATTCGGCCTCGCAAAATTCATCTACGGTGTGGGTTAAACAGCATGTACTCCCCTTTTTTACTTGCAACCAAACGGTGCGGATAGCACAATATGTCTTACTGTGACTCTGAGAAGATGTGCATCATtacgtttttctttttaatttcaaatatccGTATCGTTTTGTGTCATAACACTGAAATAGATATACCATATCCTAGCTGTTTCTCCCTTTCATTAGGGAATTTCTATTGTTATCACTGAGTCTCGGAATTTTAAGATTAACAATGATTTGGTAATTTATAGTTTCTCTcgaagttttctttttttttctttttctacatTGCAACAGTATTATTTGTGCATTTTGTTCTGCATTATCAGGGAAATAATTTCTAGATAAATGGCAAAGAATACGCATATGTTGATTGGttttattgaattaaaatacataaaataacaacaaacaaaaagcaTTTCATTTACTGACTTAATTctctatattttgtgtacaaGATTGCCAGAAAAATAGGATTGTCCAGCGCCTACAATACCAGATGGTTGATCCCATACGTTTTAGACGTAAACACGATCGCCAGATTGAAGTGTTATTGTCGCGCCAATTGTTAGAGAATTGAAATTAAGTGCAACAGAAACTGCCATTTGCGCATTGTTTCGAAATAATCCTAAGTGCAAAAATCCACTTTTACTTTGCCTTGCTGAAGCTGTGAAATGGTAGAGACCCTTGATTGGAGCAGTAAAAATTCCGGTCCCGCTATTGTATCCACTCCCAATATTTTCTGTTATTCTTTCAAACTTTACGGTAGCGTGAGCCGCAATAGAACCGTAAGGTGGTGAAATCAGAAGTGCTAGAAACGTCACTATGGACGGacctgaaaattaaaataatacgcTGTTTTAATCATTGAAATGTGAAATATCAAGGGCAAGTACTAATAACCGATTTCATAAAATAACTGTACTTTATATTgtgacaaaaacatttttaatgaaGACTTCAGAGTTAGAGTtaattgtcttttgattttttcaagcGGACGGTTCAAAATTTATCTACAACCGTCAAGAaaaccttagtcgt
This genomic interval carries:
- the LOC134701985 gene encoding heavy metal-binding protein HIP-like, giving the protein MFLSVLYCVVSLSSVVYSVNVERRSSENGFLWIIAKQLDRLENRFLDMQKQYNSRGAEIESIKETIQKQSPSIVTFLALLISPPYGSIAAHATVKFERITENIGSGYNSGTGIFTAPIKGLYHFTASARQSKSGFLHLGLFRNNAQMAVSVALNFNSLTIGATITLQSGDRVYV